A region of Streptomyces sp. WMMC500 DNA encodes the following proteins:
- a CDS encoding DUF4193 domain-containing protein — translation MATDYDTPRKTDDDVNEDSIEELKARRSDKSAAAVDVDEFEQNEGLELPGADLSNEELSVRVLPRQEDEFTCMSCFLVHHRSQLAAEKNGQPICRDCAA, via the coding sequence ATGGCAACGGACTACGACACCCCACGCAAGACAGACGACGACGTCAACGAGGACAGCATCGAGGAGCTGAAGGCGCGGCGCAGCGACAAGTCGGCCGCCGCCGTCGACGTCGACGAGTTCGAGCAGAACGAAGGGCTGGAGCTGCCCGGTGCGGACCTCTCCAACGAGGAGCTGTCCGTGCGGGTGCTGCCCCGCCAGGAGGACGAGTTCACCTGCATGAGCTGCTTCCTGGTGCACCACCGCAGCCAGTTGGCCGCCGAGAAGAACGGCCAGCCGATCTGCCGCGACTGCGCGGCCTGA
- a CDS encoding HAMP domain-containing sensor histidine kinase produces MDDNRRSASDALPAGTPPKPTWDPREAAAPYWLRPTIRIRLTLIYGGMFLMAGMVLLAIIYLLAATALDSFATPIKLLESSGTVRVGSAPCPEVSDANTYSEFNGILESCIERRRELALDSLLRKSLLALLGMTVLAFAFGYVVAGRVLSPLGRITRTARSVAGSDLHKRIELDGPDDELKELADTFDDMLDRLDRAFNSQQRFVANASHELRTPLAINRTLLEVQLSDPAASPELQQLGKTLLATNERSELLVEGLLLLARSENEIVDRKPVDLAEVASQAMEQIRGEAQSKGVVLRGVRKPAYVQGNGVLLERVGLNLVQNAVRYNVPEGGWVEVATEAQPGVAVLTVSNTGPVVPAYEVDNLFEPFRRLKTARTGSDKGVGLGLSIVRSVIRAHGGTVTAQPREGGGLVIRVALPMQTV; encoded by the coding sequence ATGGACGACAACAGACGCTCCGCGTCGGACGCGCTGCCCGCCGGTACCCCGCCCAAGCCCACCTGGGACCCCCGGGAGGCCGCGGCGCCGTACTGGCTACGCCCGACGATCCGGATACGGCTCACGCTGATCTACGGCGGCATGTTCCTGATGGCCGGCATGGTGCTGCTGGCCATCATCTATCTGCTGGCCGCCACCGCCCTGGACAGCTTCGCCACCCCGATCAAGCTGCTGGAGAGCAGCGGCACGGTGCGGGTGGGCAGCGCGCCGTGTCCCGAGGTCTCGGACGCGAACACCTACAGCGAGTTCAACGGCATCCTCGAGTCCTGCATCGAGCGGCGGCGCGAACTCGCCCTGGACTCCCTGCTGCGCAAGTCGCTGCTCGCGCTGCTGGGCATGACGGTCCTCGCCTTCGCCTTCGGCTACGTCGTCGCCGGCCGGGTGCTCTCGCCGCTCGGCCGCATCACCCGCACCGCCCGCAGCGTGGCCGGTTCCGACCTGCACAAGCGCATCGAGCTGGACGGGCCCGACGACGAGCTGAAGGAGCTGGCCGACACCTTCGACGACATGCTCGACCGCCTCGACCGGGCGTTCAACTCCCAGCAGCGCTTCGTCGCCAACGCCTCGCACGAGCTGCGCACCCCGCTTGCGATCAACCGCACCCTGCTGGAGGTGCAGCTCTCCGACCCGGCGGCCTCGCCGGAGCTGCAGCAGCTCGGCAAGACCCTGCTGGCCACGAACGAGCGCAGCGAGCTGCTGGTGGAGGGCCTGCTGCTGCTCGCCCGCAGCGAGAACGAGATCGTCGACAGGAAGCCGGTGGACCTCGCCGAGGTGGCCTCCCAGGCGATGGAGCAGATCCGCGGCGAGGCCCAGAGCAAGGGGGTCGTGCTGCGCGGGGTGCGCAAGCCCGCGTACGTCCAGGGCAACGGGGTACTCCTGGAGCGGGTGGGCCTGAACCTGGTGCAGAACGCCGTGCGGTACAACGTCCCCGAGGGCGGGTGGGTCGAGGTGGCGACGGAGGCGCAGCCCGGCGTCGCCGTGCTGACGGTCTCCAACACCGGACCGGTCGTCCCCGCGTACGAGGTGGACAACCTTTTCGAGCCGTTCCGGCGGCTGAAGACGGCGCGTACGGGCAGTGACAAGGGGGTAGGACTGGGGCTGTCCATTGTGAGATCCGTCATTCGGGCGCACGGCGGGACGGTGACCGCACAGCCGCGCGAGGGCGGTGGGCTGGTGATTCGCGTCGCCCTGCCCATGCAGACTGTGTGA
- a CDS encoding response regulator transcription factor, giving the protein MRVLVVEDEQLLADAVATGLRREAMAVDVVYDGAAAIDRIELNDYDVVVLDRDLPLVHGDDVCSKVVELGLPTRVLMLTAAGDVRDRVEGLELGADDYLPKPFAFSELTARVRALGRRSTQALPPVLERSGIKLDPGRREVYRDGRLVQLAPKEFAVLEVLMRGEGAVVSAEQLLEKAWDENTDPFTNVVRVTVMTLRRKLGEPPVIITVPGSGYRI; this is encoded by the coding sequence GTGCGCGTACTCGTCGTCGAGGACGAGCAACTGCTCGCCGACGCGGTGGCCACCGGGCTGCGCCGGGAGGCGATGGCCGTGGACGTCGTCTACGACGGCGCGGCGGCCATCGACCGCATCGAGCTCAACGACTACGACGTCGTGGTGCTCGACCGCGACCTGCCGCTGGTCCACGGCGACGACGTGTGCAGCAAGGTCGTGGAGCTCGGGCTGCCCACCCGCGTGCTGATGCTGACCGCCGCGGGCGACGTCCGCGACCGCGTCGAGGGGCTGGAGCTGGGTGCGGACGACTACCTCCCCAAGCCGTTCGCCTTCAGCGAACTCACGGCGCGGGTGCGTGCCCTCGGCCGGCGGAGCACGCAGGCGCTGCCCCCGGTGCTGGAGCGGTCCGGGATCAAGCTCGACCCCGGCCGCCGGGAGGTCTACCGGGACGGGCGGCTGGTGCAGCTCGCGCCGAAGGAGTTCGCGGTGCTGGAGGTGCTGATGCGGGGCGAGGGCGCCGTGGTCTCCGCGGAGCAGTTGCTGGAGAAGGCGTGGGACGAGAACACCGACCCCTTCACCAACGTCGTCCGCGTCACCGTCATGACGCTGCGCCGCAAGCTGGGCGAACCCCCTGTGATCATCACCGTGCCCGGCTCCGGCTATCGCATCTGA
- a CDS encoding inositol monophosphatase family protein, translated as MTEEPRPEPSAAPRDELLALALEAARRAGELLRDRRPADLGVAATKSSAIDVVTEMDFAAEKLITGFLAERRPADGILGEEGASRPGTSGVRWVVDPIDGTVNYLYGRPDWSVSIAAEYAGETVVGVVAAPVRGETYHAVRGGGAFVNGVSARCRPTPPMDQALVSTGFNYVHNVRAHQAEVARRLIPRVRDIRRGGSAAIDLCDVACGRLDGYYERGLNPWDLAAGDLIAREAGALTGSRPGRRPDGDLTVAAVPGLFEPLQKLLDELGAWHD; from the coding sequence GTGACCGAAGAGCCCCGCCCCGAGCCCTCCGCCGCGCCGCGGGACGAACTGCTCGCCCTGGCGCTGGAGGCCGCGCGCCGCGCGGGCGAGCTGCTGCGCGACCGGCGCCCCGCCGACCTCGGCGTGGCCGCGACGAAGTCCAGCGCCATCGACGTCGTCACGGAGATGGACTTCGCCGCCGAGAAGCTGATCACCGGCTTCCTCGCCGAGCGCCGGCCCGCCGACGGGATCCTGGGCGAGGAGGGTGCGAGCAGGCCCGGCACCAGCGGCGTGCGCTGGGTCGTCGACCCGATCGACGGCACCGTGAACTACCTCTACGGCCGCCCGGACTGGTCCGTCAGCATCGCCGCCGAGTACGCGGGCGAGACCGTCGTCGGCGTCGTGGCGGCGCCGGTGCGCGGCGAGACGTACCACGCCGTACGCGGCGGCGGCGCCTTCGTCAACGGCGTGTCCGCGCGCTGCCGGCCCACCCCGCCGATGGACCAGGCGCTGGTCTCCACCGGCTTCAACTACGTCCATAACGTGCGCGCGCACCAGGCCGAGGTGGCGAGGCGGCTCATCCCGCGGGTACGCGACATCCGCCGCGGCGGCTCGGCGGCGATCGACCTGTGCGACGTGGCCTGCGGCCGGCTCGACGGCTACTACGAGCGCGGCCTCAACCCGTGGGACCTGGCCGCCGGCGACCTCATCGCCCGCGAGGCCGGCGCGCTGACCGGCTCCCGGCCGGGCCGGAGGCCCGACGGGGACCTGACCGTCGCCGCGGTGCCGGGGCTCTTCGAGCCGCTGCAGAAGCTGCTGGACGAGCTGGGCGCCTGGCACGACTGA
- a CDS encoding ferrochelatase: MPDVPSPQPYDALLLLSFGGPEGPDDVVPFLENVTRGRGIPRERLEEVGQHYFLFGGVSPINAQNRVLLQALRKDFADAGLDLPVYWGNRNWAPYLTDTLREMTQAGHRRVLALVTSAYASYSGCRQYRENLAESLAALAAEGLQPPRVDKLRHYFNAPGFVRDMVAGVQAALERLPEDVRDGAHLAFTTHSIPTAAADTSGPPEDHGDGGAYVAQHLDVAALVADAVRALTGVERPWRLVYQSRSGAPHIPWLEPDVCDHLEELHAAGAPAVVMVPIGFVSDHMEVLYDLDTEAAAKAAELGLPAVRSATVGAEPGFVSTLRKLVLERAATERGEQVERVAMGRLGPSHDVCPAGCCPARTPRPAAAGAD; the protein is encoded by the coding sequence ATGCCTGACGTGCCGTCCCCCCAGCCGTACGACGCCCTTCTGCTGCTGTCCTTCGGCGGCCCCGAGGGCCCGGACGACGTCGTTCCGTTCCTGGAGAACGTCACCCGGGGCCGCGGCATCCCGCGCGAGCGGCTGGAGGAGGTGGGACAGCACTACTTCCTCTTCGGCGGCGTGAGCCCGATCAACGCCCAGAACCGCGTGCTGCTCCAGGCCCTGCGCAAGGACTTCGCGGACGCCGGCCTCGACCTCCCGGTCTACTGGGGGAACCGCAACTGGGCCCCCTACCTCACCGACACCCTGCGCGAGATGACGCAGGCCGGGCACCGGCGGGTGCTGGCGCTGGTCACCAGCGCGTACGCCTCCTACTCGGGCTGCCGGCAGTACCGCGAGAACCTGGCCGAGTCGCTCGCCGCGCTCGCCGCGGAGGGCCTTCAGCCGCCGCGCGTCGACAAGCTGCGGCACTACTTCAACGCCCCCGGCTTCGTCCGCGACATGGTCGCCGGCGTGCAGGCCGCGCTGGAGCGGCTGCCCGAGGACGTACGCGACGGCGCCCACCTGGCGTTCACCACGCACTCCATCCCCACCGCAGCGGCCGACACCTCGGGTCCCCCCGAGGACCACGGCGACGGCGGCGCGTACGTGGCGCAGCACCTGGACGTCGCCGCGCTGGTCGCCGACGCCGTGCGGGCGCTCACGGGCGTGGAGCGGCCCTGGCGGCTCGTCTACCAGTCGCGCAGCGGTGCGCCGCACATCCCCTGGCTGGAGCCGGACGTCTGCGACCACCTGGAGGAGCTGCACGCCGCCGGCGCGCCCGCCGTGGTGATGGTGCCGATCGGCTTCGTCTCGGACCACATGGAGGTCCTGTACGACCTCGACACCGAGGCGGCGGCGAAGGCGGCGGAGCTGGGCCTGCCGGCGGTGCGGTCGGCGACCGTCGGGGCGGAGCCGGGGTTCGTCTCGACGCTGCGGAAGCTGGTTTTGGAGCGGGCCGCGACCGAGCGCGGGGAGCAGGTCGAGCGGGTCGCGATGGGCAGGCTGGGGCCGAGCCACGACGTCTGCCCGGCGGGCTGCTGCCCGGCCCGTACGCCCCGGCCCGCGGCCGCGGGCGCCGACTGA
- a CDS encoding D-arabinono-1,4-lactone oxidase, translating into MQQVSSRRATGTWRNWAGTVAARPARTVSPATTAEVADAVRAAAEDGLKVKAVGTGHSFTAAAATGGLMIRPERLVGIHEIDREAGTVTVAAGTPLHQLNLALAAAGLSLTNMGDIMAQTVSGATATGTHGTGRSSASLAAQITALELVTADGRVRTYTAADTGEDAAVFAAARLGVGALGVVTSLTFAVEPVFLLTAREEPMALTDVLAAFGDLAEDNEHFEFYWFPHTVRCNTKRNNRSEGPAKPLGRIGGWIDDELLSNGALQAACALGRAVPAVIPGIAAVSSRALSARTYTDIPYKVFTSPRRVRFVEMEYALPRAAAVSAIRELKAMVDRSGLRISFPVEVRVAPADDIPLSTASGRDTAYVAVHLYRGTPHQTYFTAVERIMIAHGGRPHWGKLHSRDAAYLAGVYPRFGEFTAVRDRLDPGRVFGNDYLRRVLGD; encoded by the coding sequence ATGCAGCAGGTGAGCAGCAGAAGGGCCACGGGCACCTGGCGCAACTGGGCGGGCACCGTCGCCGCGCGCCCCGCCCGCACCGTCAGCCCCGCCACCACCGCCGAGGTGGCCGACGCCGTACGGGCCGCGGCCGAGGACGGCCTGAAGGTCAAGGCCGTCGGCACGGGCCACTCCTTCACCGCCGCCGCGGCCACCGGCGGGCTCATGATCCGCCCGGAGCGGCTGGTCGGCATCCACGAGATCGACCGCGAGGCCGGCACCGTCACCGTCGCCGCGGGCACCCCGCTGCACCAGCTCAACCTCGCCCTCGCCGCCGCCGGTCTGTCGCTGACCAACATGGGCGACATCATGGCGCAGACCGTCTCCGGCGCCACCGCCACCGGCACCCACGGCACGGGCCGCTCCTCCGCCTCGCTGGCCGCCCAGATCACCGCGCTGGAGCTGGTGACGGCGGACGGCCGGGTGCGTACGTACACGGCGGCGGACACCGGCGAGGACGCGGCGGTCTTCGCCGCCGCCCGGCTCGGCGTCGGGGCGCTGGGCGTCGTCACGTCGCTGACGTTCGCGGTGGAGCCCGTCTTCCTGCTCACCGCGCGGGAGGAGCCGATGGCGCTCACCGACGTCCTCGCGGCCTTCGGTGACCTGGCGGAGGACAACGAGCACTTCGAGTTCTACTGGTTCCCGCACACCGTCCGCTGCAACACCAAGCGCAACAACCGCAGCGAGGGTCCGGCGAAGCCGCTGGGCCGGATCGGCGGGTGGATCGACGACGAACTGCTCTCCAACGGCGCCCTCCAGGCCGCCTGCGCGCTGGGGCGGGCGGTGCCCGCGGTGATCCCGGGCATCGCGGCGGTCTCCAGCCGGGCGCTGTCGGCACGTACCTACACGGACATCCCGTACAAGGTCTTCACCAGCCCGCGGCGGGTGCGGTTCGTGGAGATGGAGTACGCGCTGCCGCGGGCGGCGGCCGTGTCCGCGATCCGGGAGCTCAAGGCGATGGTCGACCGGTCGGGGCTGCGGATCAGCTTCCCGGTGGAGGTGCGCGTCGCACCCGCGGACGACATACCGCTGTCGACGGCGTCGGGGCGGGACACCGCGTACGTCGCGGTGCACCTGTACCGGGGGACGCCGCACCAGACGTACTTCACGGCGGTGGAGCGGATCATGATCGCGCACGGGGGGCGGCCGCACTGGGGGAAGCTGCACAGCAGGGACGCGGCGTACCTGGCGGGGGTGTACCCGCGGTTCGGGGAGTTCACGGCGGTACGGGACCGGCTGGACCCCGGCCGGGTGTTCGGGAACGACTACCTGCGGCGGGTGTTGGGGGACTGA